In uncultured Draconibacterium sp., one genomic interval encodes:
- a CDS encoding basic secretory protein-like protein: MKNNIIGIFFTTLVILSLSACTSGPDWNLYEAPKVTLQIEAEGHEGIVKYLELVEKQGYSSIEDWVQYCCLEIAKELYYTPEEANKHGLKEITYKLNNGGALSYKGGSVPHIEIGFDLNYLVTFIDKHGMDVARDEIYGVLCHEITHGLQNEPKNAGGYNGGTECYGFIEGTADLSRLNTGGFNPKRYPKQGGTFRDGYNTTAFFYLWIYKNLSNNFLKDINRTAEEYETWSLSAVTEELYGMSADVLWNLYQNEVSAYPWDESKELKAWFNPSAFRILEDESVTFKPYIKDGVSYNWTFEGGKPATSTEKVPVVSYANPGDYTIFLIVEQNGEKDSCYLKKLVKVIDPFATMDITDLASKVTCQYNDSPSGEGVKNSFDNNPGTKFLTFNASAWIQFEMEDVYQLDKYTITSANDAPMRDPKDWVLKGSNDGEVFTDIDIRVDENFSDRGQPLEFILANSPAYKIYRFDLTHKGVDRFGRAVLQLAEIELIGKKQADNEMVAAKL; this comes from the coding sequence ATGAAGAATAATATAATTGGAATATTTTTTACAACTCTGGTAATTCTGAGTTTAAGCGCGTGTACATCTGGTCCTGATTGGAATTTATATGAAGCACCAAAAGTGACACTTCAAATTGAAGCAGAAGGGCATGAAGGAATCGTGAAGTATTTAGAATTGGTGGAAAAACAAGGATATAGTAGTATTGAAGATTGGGTACAATATTGTTGCCTTGAAATTGCAAAAGAGCTTTATTACACACCTGAAGAGGCCAATAAACACGGACTTAAAGAGATTACTTATAAATTGAACAATGGGGGGGCACTTTCGTATAAAGGGGGCAGTGTCCCACACATCGAAATTGGTTTCGATTTAAATTACCTGGTTACTTTTATTGATAAGCATGGTATGGATGTCGCTCGTGATGAAATATATGGCGTATTATGTCACGAAATAACACATGGTCTGCAAAATGAACCAAAAAATGCCGGTGGCTACAATGGAGGTACTGAATGTTATGGATTCATTGAAGGTACTGCCGATTTGAGCCGTTTAAATACTGGTGGCTTTAATCCCAAACGTTATCCGAAGCAGGGTGGAACCTTCCGCGACGGATACAATACAACTGCATTTTTTTATTTGTGGATATATAAAAATCTGAGTAATAACTTTCTAAAAGATATCAATCGTACCGCAGAGGAGTATGAAACCTGGAGTCTTTCGGCAGTTACCGAAGAGTTGTATGGCATGTCTGCTGATGTGCTGTGGAATCTTTATCAGAACGAAGTGTCTGCTTATCCCTGGGATGAATCGAAGGAGCTAAAAGCTTGGTTTAATCCATCAGCCTTTCGTATTTTAGAAGATGAATCCGTTACATTTAAGCCATATATTAAGGATGGAGTTAGTTACAACTGGACTTTTGAGGGAGGAAAACCAGCAACAAGTACAGAAAAGGTGCCGGTAGTATCCTATGCTAATCCAGGTGATTATACAATATTTCTTATAGTAGAACAAAACGGAGAAAAGGATTCATGCTATCTAAAGAAACTTGTTAAAGTTATTGATCCGTTTGCAACGATGGATATTACGGATTTAGCCAGTAAAGTTACCTGTCAATACAACGATTCACCTTCTGGCGAAGGAGTAAAAAATAGTTTTGATAATAACCCGGGAACAAAATTCCTGACTTTTAATGCCTCCGCCTGGATACAGTTTGAAATGGAAGATGTTTACCAACTTGATAAATATACTATAACTTCTGCTAATGATGCGCCAATGCGCGACCCTAAAGACTGGGTACTTAAAGGCTCGAACGATGGGGAAGTGTTTACGGATATTGATATACGTGTTGACGAAAATTTTTCAGATCGTGGACAACCATTAGAATTCATTTTGGCTAATTCTCCTGCTTATAAAATTTACCGCTTTGATCTCACTCATAAGGGAGTAGATCGTTTTGGCAGAGCTGTTTTACAACTGGCCGAAATTGAACTTATCGGTAAAAAACAAGCCGACAATGAGATGGTTGCCGCTAAACTCTAA
- a CDS encoding DUF3857 domain-containing protein — MMNKHNVRFSPLVVSFIVNFLSSTSQTLPAWCEKVEYDKEYLANEHYRTEGISYLLFDTQVNLVTKEFYKRQSLKITEENGLRQASTIIVNYDSTYQTAKILTLNIIRDGQVINVLKKQKPEIIRRERNLEYGIVDGALTAYLEINDLQVGDILDYSSVVKGFNPIIKDFILINQITNYTIPVGKIHICFVTDTSGNFKYQLINDAANPLVKKSNNLIKYIWDINTPNVIDFEQDIPLWYNPIPTIQFSSVTNWKQLTDYVLTLYTSREDFSDEYTALLDTITSKHKTKEEQARYAIKYVQNSIHYLGNENGIYSYKPRHPNTILQKKSGDCKEKSWLLACLLNDIGYEAYPVLVNTIHGHILDEQPVSLGAFNHCVNCLIVESDTIYIDPTITNQRGNLQNIFFPNYEKGLILKKGSSGLTGIPIQNHGKVIIEETFNCDDSKGITYLNVKTTSSGGNADFQRAILKNTSLKDVQTEQLKFYANVYSKIDTARMLTFEDNIDDNVLILNEAYCIHNFWEIADTLLPENISTNFQAQSIQNLLRRETYPSRKSPMAIAYPLDITQTIVANLPYDWPINNESETISEEGFNFSRTVSYRNRQLRLDYNYKTTQSYVDKSKYFDFLDKSENIFNQLNFTLWYTAPKTVEKQKESAHPFFIIFIILIISLCSMVAFLAFKYDPKVDSKYLNNKKPIGGWLLKPAIGIITWTIFSSVYFMIKLEWGINSWLLPSSSNYPSLHLMSRFLMLFGVLFIAIFGALNSILLFLKRSSFPRMMILYYVSFSILTLLISTLIFVIQKEGGVFFMNLLPFINCAIWIPYFIKSKRVKETFTRRL; from the coding sequence ATGATGAATAAACACAATGTACGCTTTTCACCACTCGTTGTAAGTTTTATTGTAAATTTCCTTTCATCTACTTCACAAACACTTCCGGCGTGGTGTGAAAAAGTTGAATATGATAAGGAATATCTGGCAAATGAACATTATCGTACAGAAGGAATCTCATATCTCTTATTTGATACTCAAGTAAATCTGGTCACAAAAGAATTTTATAAGCGTCAATCGCTAAAAATTACTGAAGAAAATGGTTTGCGACAAGCTTCAACTATTATAGTGAACTATGACAGTACTTACCAGACAGCTAAAATTTTAACTCTTAATATTATAAGAGATGGGCAAGTGATTAATGTCTTAAAAAAGCAAAAGCCTGAAATTATTAGAAGAGAAAGAAATCTTGAATATGGCATAGTTGATGGGGCATTAACCGCATACTTAGAAATAAATGATTTGCAAGTTGGTGATATTTTAGATTACAGTTCTGTGGTGAAAGGATTCAATCCAATCATTAAAGACTTCATTCTCATTAACCAAATAACAAACTATACTATTCCTGTAGGGAAGATACATATCTGTTTTGTAACCGACACTTCTGGCAACTTTAAATACCAACTAATAAACGATGCTGCCAATCCATTAGTAAAAAAAAGTAACAATCTCATTAAGTATATATGGGATATAAATACCCCAAATGTAATCGATTTTGAACAAGATATTCCTTTATGGTACAACCCAATTCCCACTATCCAGTTTTCATCTGTTACTAACTGGAAACAATTAACCGACTACGTTTTAACATTATATACTTCCAGAGAAGACTTTAGTGATGAATATACTGCACTTTTAGACACAATAACAAGCAAACATAAAACAAAAGAAGAACAAGCTAGATATGCCATAAAGTATGTTCAGAATAGCATCCATTATTTAGGGAACGAAAATGGTATTTACAGCTACAAACCAAGACATCCAAATACCATTTTACAAAAGAAATCAGGTGATTGTAAGGAAAAAAGTTGGTTATTGGCGTGTCTATTAAACGATATTGGTTACGAAGCGTATCCTGTACTTGTAAACACGATTCATGGTCATATTTTAGATGAACAACCAGTGTCATTGGGAGCATTCAATCATTGTGTTAATTGTTTAATAGTAGAATCGGATACTATTTATATTGACCCAACAATTACAAATCAAAGAGGTAACCTACAAAACATCTTTTTCCCCAACTATGAAAAAGGACTGATTTTGAAAAAGGGCAGCTCCGGTCTGACCGGTATACCAATTCAGAACCATGGAAAAGTTATTATTGAAGAAACTTTTAACTGTGATGATTCAAAAGGAATAACCTACTTGAATGTAAAAACAACAAGCAGTGGAGGTAATGCTGATTTTCAAAGAGCAATATTGAAAAACACATCACTTAAAGATGTTCAAACAGAACAACTTAAATTTTATGCAAATGTTTACTCAAAAATAGACACTGCGCGCATGTTAACATTTGAAGACAATATTGACGATAATGTACTAATTTTAAACGAAGCTTATTGTATCCATAATTTCTGGGAAATTGCTGATACATTGTTGCCCGAAAATATATCTACTAATTTTCAAGCTCAATCAATTCAGAACCTTTTACGCCGAGAAACTTATCCATCAAGAAAAAGTCCAATGGCTATAGCCTACCCTCTCGATATTACACAAACAATAGTAGCAAATTTGCCTTATGATTGGCCTATTAATAACGAAAGCGAAACGATTAGCGAAGAAGGATTCAATTTTTCAAGAACAGTAAGCTATAGAAACAGACAACTTAGGTTAGATTATAACTATAAGACAACACAATCATACGTAGACAAGTCCAAATATTTTGACTTCTTAGACAAAAGTGAGAATATTTTTAACCAATTGAATTTTACATTATGGTATACCGCACCTAAGACTGTGGAAAAGCAAAAAGAGAGTGCTCATCCATTTTTTATTATTTTCATAATTCTAATAATTAGTCTTTGCTCAATGGTTGCATTCCTGGCTTTCAAATACGACCCAAAAGTTGATTCCAAATACCTAAACAATAAAAAACCTATTGGCGGTTGGTTGCTAAAACCTGCCATTGGCATTATTACTTGGACTATTTTTAGTTCGGTATATTTTATGATTAAACTAGAATGGGGTATAAACTCGTGGTTACTTCCAAGTTCGTCCAATTATCCATCGTTACATTTAATGTCTCGATTTTTAATGCTTTTTGGAGTCTTGTTTATCGCAATTTTTGGAGCTCTTAATTCAATTTTACTTTTTTTAAAACGAAGTAGTTTTCCCAGAATGATGATTCTTTACTACGTGTCATTTTCCATATTAACATTATTAATCAGTACACTAATATTTGTCATTCAAAAAGAAGGTGGTGTTTTCTTTATGAATCTTTTACCATTTATAAACTGTGCAATATGGATACCTTATTTTATCAAATCAAAACGTGTTAAAGAAACATTTACGAGAAGACTTTAA
- a CDS encoding (2Fe-2S)-binding protein, whose protein sequence is MAVFNLNINGKQHEVDVDPSTPMLWVLRDHLDLVGTKFGCGIAQCGACTILVNGVATRSCITFVDSVGDKEITTIEGLSENGDHPLQKAWIEEDVPQCGYCQSGQIMNAAGLLNANPSPSDEEIESAMHGNICRCGTYTRIKKAIKTAANS, encoded by the coding sequence ATGGCAGTATTTAATCTAAACATCAACGGAAAACAGCACGAGGTAGATGTTGATCCGTCTACTCCAATGCTTTGGGTACTCAGAGATCATCTGGATTTAGTAGGAACAAAATTCGGCTGTGGAATTGCACAGTGCGGAGCTTGCACCATTTTGGTTAACGGAGTTGCAACGCGTTCGTGTATCACTTTTGTCGACTCGGTGGGCGACAAGGAAATCACGACAATTGAAGGGCTCTCGGAAAACGGAGATCATCCGCTTCAAAAAGCCTGGATAGAAGAAGATGTGCCGCAATGTGGCTACTGCCAAAGCGGACAAATTATGAACGCTGCTGGATTATTAAATGCGAATCCATCGCCCAGCGACGAAGAAATTGAGTCGGCAATGCATGGTAACATTTGCCGCTGCGGAACATACACACGGATTAAAAAGGCGATTAAAACAGCTGCTAATTCATAA